In Pelagibius sp. CAU 1746, the following proteins share a genomic window:
- a CDS encoding iron-containing alcohol dehydrogenase: protein MPSDTALDNPQNLKGNWNYPTQMIFGPGRIKNLGQACKTLGMTRPLLVTDPGLAGLPMVKEAIAANEAEGLPTGLFDAVKPNPVGHNVEEGVKAYKDGGHDGVIAFGGGSGLDCAKAVALMVGQSRPLWDFEDKGDNWKRVDPEGVAPIVAVPTTAGTGSEVGRASVIVDEASHTKKIIFHPKMLPSTVISDPELTVGLPPNITAATGMDALAHCIEAYCAPGYHPMAEGIAVEGIRLVKDWLPAAVHDGKNLAARAHMLAAASMGATAFQKGLGAIHSLSHPVGAIYDTHHGLTNAVFMPYVLAFNRPAIEDKMGRLAAFLGLKNASFTGFQDWVLALREELKIPEKLDGLGVGDERIDEIAEAAAEDPTAPTNPVPAGAAEMRQIFEMALEGRL from the coding sequence ATGCCGTCCGATACCGCTCTCGACAATCCCCAGAACCTGAAGGGCAACTGGAACTATCCGACCCAGATGATCTTCGGCCCCGGCCGCATCAAGAACCTGGGCCAGGCCTGCAAGACCCTCGGCATGACGCGGCCCCTGCTGGTCACCGACCCGGGCCTGGCCGGCCTGCCCATGGTGAAGGAGGCCATCGCCGCCAACGAGGCCGAGGGCCTGCCCACCGGCCTGTTCGACGCGGTGAAGCCCAACCCGGTGGGGCACAATGTCGAGGAAGGCGTGAAGGCCTACAAGGACGGCGGCCACGACGGCGTCATCGCCTTCGGCGGCGGCTCCGGCCTGGACTGCGCCAAGGCGGTCGCCCTGATGGTCGGCCAGAGCCGACCGCTGTGGGACTTCGAGGACAAGGGCGACAACTGGAAGCGCGTCGACCCCGAGGGCGTCGCCCCCATCGTCGCCGTGCCGACCACCGCCGGCACCGGCTCCGAGGTCGGCCGCGCCTCGGTCATCGTCGACGAGGCGAGCCACACCAAGAAGATCATCTTCCACCCCAAGATGCTGCCGAGCACAGTGATCTCGGATCCCGAGCTGACCGTCGGCCTGCCGCCCAACATCACCGCGGCCACCGGCATGGACGCCCTGGCCCACTGCATCGAGGCCTACTGCGCGCCGGGCTACCACCCCATGGCCGAGGGCATCGCGGTGGAGGGCATCCGCCTGGTGAAGGACTGGCTGCCGGCGGCGGTGCATGACGGCAAGAACCTGGCCGCCCGAGCCCATATGCTGGCCGCCGCCTCCATGGGTGCCACCGCCTTCCAGAAGGGCCTGGGCGCCATCCACTCCCTCAGCCACCCGGTGGGCGCGATCTACGACACCCACCACGGCCTGACCAACGCCGTCTTCATGCCCTACGTACTGGCCTTCAACCGCCCGGCCATCGAGGACAAGATGGGCCGCCTCGCCGCCTTCCTCGGCCTCAAGAACGCCTCCTTCACCGGCTTCCAGGACTGGGTGCTGGCGCTGCGCGAGGAGCTGAAGATCCCCGAGAAGCTGGACGGTCTGGGCGTCGGCGACGAGCGCATCGACGAGATCGCCGAGGCCGCCGCCGAGGACCCCACGGCGCCGACCAATCCCGTCCCGGCGGGCGCGGCGGAGATGCGCCAGATATTCGAGATGGCCCTGGAGGGGCGCCTCTGA
- a CDS encoding TRAP transporter large permease subunit has product MSYEVIAILMFSSMMLMLLTGQRVFGAIGFVAVAAALALWGTGSSDLPFTAAMKLMKWYPLLTLPLFIYMGYMLSESGIAGDLYRMFHVWFGGLRGGLAVGTIGLMVAISAMNGLSVAGMAIGASIALPELLRRGYDKIMVTGVIQAGSSLGILVPPSVVLVLYGMIARQPVSQLWLAGVFPGLMMAGLFILYIVVRCRFQPHLGPVLPKEDRDLPLIEKFALLRAGLLPLFIFFSMTGLFLLGYTNLTESSAVGALAATLAAIFKKRLTVKVMEETLRKTLGITCMFMWIILAALCFGAVFDGLGAVKAIEGFFVDRLGLTPWEILILMQLSYLIMGTFLDDTAMLVIVAPLYVPLVGVLGFDLIWYGVLYTITCQIAYMTPPFGYNLFLMRAMAPKEVTLIDIYRSIVPFVAVMVLGLIIVMAFPEIALWLPHHFRLAG; this is encoded by the coding sequence ATGAGCTACGAAGTCATCGCCATCCTGATGTTCTCGTCGATGATGCTGATGCTGCTCACCGGGCAGAGGGTCTTCGGCGCCATCGGCTTCGTCGCCGTGGCGGCCGCCCTCGCCCTCTGGGGCACCGGCAGCTCGGACCTCCCCTTCACCGCCGCCATGAAGCTGATGAAGTGGTATCCGCTGCTGACGCTGCCGCTGTTCATCTACATGGGCTACATGCTCTCGGAGTCCGGTATCGCCGGCGACCTCTACCGGATGTTCCACGTCTGGTTCGGCGGTCTGCGCGGCGGCCTCGCCGTCGGCACCATCGGCCTGATGGTGGCCATCTCCGCCATGAACGGCCTCAGCGTGGCCGGCATGGCCATCGGCGCGTCCATTGCTTTACCCGAGCTGCTGCGCCGCGGTTACGACAAGATCATGGTGACCGGCGTGATCCAGGCCGGCTCCTCGCTGGGCATCCTGGTGCCGCCCAGCGTGGTGCTGGTGCTCTACGGCATGATCGCGCGCCAACCGGTCAGCCAACTCTGGCTGGCGGGCGTTTTCCCGGGCCTCATGATGGCCGGGCTCTTCATTCTCTACATCGTCGTGCGCTGCCGCTTCCAGCCGCACCTCGGCCCGGTGCTGCCGAAGGAGGACCGCGATCTCCCATTGATCGAGAAGTTCGCCCTGCTGCGCGCCGGCCTGCTGCCGCTGTTCATCTTCTTCTCGATGACCGGCCTTTTCCTGCTGGGCTACACCAACCTGACCGAGAGCTCGGCGGTAGGCGCCTTGGCGGCGACCCTGGCCGCGATCTTCAAGAAACGCCTCACCGTGAAGGTGATGGAGGAGACCCTGCGCAAGACGCTGGGCATCACCTGCATGTTCATGTGGATCATCCTGGCTGCGCTCTGCTTCGGCGCCGTCTTCGACGGCCTCGGCGCGGTGAAGGCCATCGAGGGCTTCTTCGTCGACCGCCTGGGCCTGACGCCCTGGGAGATCCTGATCCTCATGCAGCTTTCCTACCTGATCATGGGGACCTTCCTGGACGACACCGCCATGCTGGTCATCGTCGCGCCGCTCTACGTGCCGCTGGTCGGCGTGCTGGGCTTCGACCTCATCTGGTACGGCGTGCTCTACACCATCACCTGCCAGATCGCCTACATGACGCCGCCCTTCGGCTACAACCTCTTCCTCATGCGCGCCATGGCGCCCAAGGAAGTGACGCTGATCGACATCTACCGCTCGATTGTTCCTTTCGTGGCGGTGATGGTCCTGGGCCTCATCATCGTCATGGCCTTCCCGGAGATCGCCCTCTGGTTGCCGCACCACTTCCGGCTGGCCGGCTAG